The following proteins are encoded in a genomic region of Coffea eugenioides isolate CCC68of chromosome 6, Ceug_1.0, whole genome shotgun sequence:
- the LOC113776246 gene encoding polygalacturonase inhibitor-like yields the protein MKSSVGFILFLSFHLFLSLPYPSLSAHAKCNVHDKQVLLEIKAAFNNPYHLASWNPDVDCCGWYALDCDRNTGRVIALTIFAGNISGEIPPAVGDLPYLQNLMFHKLTNLTGQIPSAVTKLVHLKELTISWTNLSGPVPSFLSQLKNLTSLDLSFNDLTGSIPPSLSELPNLLDLHLDRNKLTGSIPDSFGRFAGNTPDLFLSHNMLSGPVPKSLGNVNFSIQIDFSRNKLEGDASFLFGKNKTIQFVDLSRNLFEFDLSKVEFPDSLTNLDLNHNKIFGSLPVGLTELNLQFFNVSYNRLCGQIPQGGKLQSFDSYNYFHNRCLCGAPLPACK from the coding sequence ATGAAGTCCTCAGTTGGATTCATTCTCTTCCTGTCTTTCCATCTATTCCTATCTCTACCATATCCCTCTCTTTCTGCCCATGCCAAGTGCAACGTACATGACAAGCAGGTCCTACTAGAGATCAAAGCAGCATTTAACAATCCCTACCACTTGGCCTCCTGGAATCCAGATGTAGACTGCTGCGGATGGTACGCTTTGGATTGCGATCGCAACACTGGGCGCGTGATTGCTCTTACCATCTTCGCAGGCAACATCTCTGGCGAAATCCCGCCTGCAGTTGGAGACCTTCCATATCTCCAGAACTTAATGTTTCATAAACTTACAAATCTCACAGGCCAAATCCCATCAGCCGTTACCAAGCTTGTTCACCTTAAAGAGCTGACAATTAGCTGGACTAATCTTTCGGGACCGGTGCCTTCATTCCTTAGCCAGCTCAAGAACCTCACCTCCTTGGACTTGTCATTCAACGACCTCACTGGTTCCATCCCTCCTTCGCTTTCTGAGCTCCCTAACCTCCTAGACCTCCACCTGGATCGCAACAAACTCACCGGAAGTATCCCAGATTCCTTTGGAAGGTTCGCTGGAAATACTCCTGATCTGTTTCTGTCTCACAACATGCTAAGTGGCCCTGTTCCAAAGTCCTTAGGCAACGTGAATTTCTCTATTCAGATTGACTTTTCACGCAACAAGCTTGAAGGTGACGCATCATTCTTGTTTGGCAAGAACAAGACAATACAATTTGTTGATTTGTCGAGGAATTTGTTTGAGTTTGATCTTTCCAAGGTGGAATTTCCAGACAGCTTGACGAATTTGGACTTGAACCATAACAAGATCTTCGGCAGTCTACCAGTTGGATTGACTGAATTGAACTTGCAGTTCTTCAATGTGAGTTACAACAGGCTTTGTGGACAGATTCCGCAAGGTGGGAAGCTGCAAAGCTTCGACAGCTATAATTATTTCCACAACAGATGTCTGTGTGGTGCTCCTCTTCCTGCCTGCAAGTGA